ACCGGTGCGCCTCGACGGTGACCGCAGCACCCTCGCCACGGCTCAAGATCTTGACCGGGACGTTTTTGGAGCACAGCCCGCTGGCGTAAATGTCATCCAGGGTGATTTCCGTCTTTCCGGCAAACGTGGCGAACAACCGATCCAGATTGATCGGCGCATACGTCACCCGGAAATCGAAATTCTTGAAACCGCGCTTGGGCAACCGACGGGCCAAGGGCATCTGTCCACCCTCAAACCAGGCAGGCGTGCCGCCGCCGGCGCGGGCGTTTTGCCCCTTGTTGCCCTTGCCGGCCGTACAACCCTGGCCGGTGCCGCGGCCACGGCCCAGACGCTTACGGCTTTTGCGTTCCTCAGGGAACGGATACAATTCATGTAATTTCATGACTCGCTCACCTCAACCAGGTGCTCGACCTTGGCGATCATGCCCAAAACGGTTTCGTTTTTGTCAAAC
Above is a genomic segment from Desulfolutivibrio sulfodismutans DSM 3696 containing:
- the rplO gene encoding 50S ribosomal protein L15; the protein is MKLHELYPFPEERKSRKRLGRGRGTGQGCTAGKGNKGQNARAGGGTPAWFEGGQMPLARRLPKRGFKNFDFRVTYAPINLDRLFATFAGKTEITLDDIYASGLCSKNVPVKILSRGEGAAVTVEAHRFSAKAAEKIVSAGGKAVILEAKDASEPVSS